In the Brassica napus cultivar Da-Ae chromosome A7, Da-Ae, whole genome shotgun sequence genome, one interval contains:
- the LOC106352892 gene encoding ubiquitin-conjugating enzyme E2 14, with protein sequence MAKNQASLLLQKQLKDLCKHPVDGFSAGLVDENNVFQWSVSIMGPPDTLYEGGFFNAIMTFPEDYPNSPPTVKFTSEMWHPNVYSDGKVCISILHPPGDDPNGYELASERWTPVHTVESIVLSIISMLSGPNDESPANVEAAKEWRDNRAEFRKKVSRCVRKSQEML encoded by the exons atGGCAAAGAACCAAGCAAGCCTTCTCCTACAGAAGCAGCTCAAAG aTCTGTGCAAGCACCCGGTTGATGGATTCTCAGCTGGGCTGGTTGATGAGAATAACGTTTTCCAGTGGAGCGTCTCCATCATGGGTCCTCCTGATACTCTCTA TGAAGGGGGATTTTTCAATGCAATCATGACGTTTCCAGAGGATTACCCAAATAGTCCACCAACCGTCAAGTTCACTTCGGAGATGTGGCATCCTAATG TTTACTCTGATGGGAAAGTTTGCATATCTATTCTTCATCCTCCTGGTGACGATCCTAATGGATACGAGCTTGCCTCTGAACGTTGGACCCCTGTCCATACG GTAGAAAGCATTGTGTTGAGTATCATATCCATGCTTTCGGGTCCCAACGATGAGTCACCGGCCAATGTGGAAGCAGCAAAAGAATGGAGAGACAACAGAGCAGAGTTTAGGAAGAAAGTGAGTCGCTGTGTTAGAAAATCGCAAGAGATGCTATGA
- the LOC106352891 gene encoding chalcone--flavanone isomerase, with product MSSSHCPTPLPSVTKLQVDSVTFPPSVISPASSNPLFLGGAGVRGLDIHGKFVIFTVIGVYLDAVAVPSLSVKWKGKTTEELTESVPFFREIVTGSFEKFIKVTMKLPLTGQQYSEKVTENCVAIWKSLGIYTDSEAKAVKKFLEVFKDQTFPPGASILFALSPNGSLTIGFSKDDSIPKTGKAVIENKLLAEAVLESIIGKKGVSPGARLSLAERLSQLMKENKVEKDATKTDNQDEANDVSLGDKLAKEN from the exons ATGTCTTCTTCCCACTGTCCAACACCGTTACCCTCCGTCACCAAACTTCAAGTAGACTCCGTTACTTTTCCACCCTCAGTCATCTCACCGGCTTCCTCCAATCCCCTCTTCCTCGGTGGCGCAG GTGTGCGAGGTTTGGATATCCACGGAAAATTCGTGATCTTCACGGTCATCGGTGTTTACCTAGATGCTGTCGCCGTCCCGTCACTTTCCGTTAAGTGGAAAGGCAAAACCACAGAGGAGCTAACAGAATCCGTCCCTTTTTTCCGTGAAATCGTCACGG GTTCGTTTGAGAAGTTTATTAAGGTGACGATGAAGCTACCGTTAACAGGACAGCAGTATTCAGAGAAAGTAACGGAGAACTGTGTGGCGATATGGAAATCGTTAGGTATTTACACAGACTCTGAAGCTAAAGCTGTGAAGAAGTTTTTGGAGGTCTTCAAGGACCAAACGTTCCCTCCTGGTGCTTCGATTCTCTTTGCTCTCTCCCCTAACGGCTCTCTCACG ATTGGGTTTTCGAAAGACGATAGTATTCCTAAAACCGGAAAAGCCGTAATCGAGAATAAATTGTTGGCAGAGGCAGTTCTTGAATCGATCATAGGAAAGAAGGGTGTATCTCCTGGGGCTAGGTTGAGTCTTGCCGAGAGATTATCTCAGCTGATGAAGGAGAACAAGGTCGAAAAAGATGCAACAAAGACTGATAATCAAGATGAAGCTAACGATGTCTCCCTCGGAGATAAGTTGGCCAAAGAGAACTGA
- the LOC106352893 gene encoding 2-oxoglutarate dehydrogenase, mitochondrial-like, which translates to MVWFRAGSSATKLAVRRILNQGTRTPRYLPSQNRSFHSTLYRPNPQSSAAPVPRAVPLSKLTDSFLDGTSSVYLEELQRAWEADPTSVDESWDNFFRNFVGQAATSPGISGQTIQESMRLLLLVRAYQVNGHMKAKLDPLGLEQREIPEDLDLALYGFTEADLDREFFLGVWQMSGFMSENRPVQTLRSILTRLQQAYCGSIGFEYMHIADRDKCNWLREKIETPTPWRYNRERREVILDRLAWSTQFENFLATKWTTAKRFGLEGGESLIPGMKEMFDRAADLGVESIVIGMSHRGRLNVLGNVVRKPLRQIFSEFSGGIRPVDEVGYTGTGDVKYHLGTSYDRPTRGGKKIHLSLVANPSHLEAADSVVVGKTRAKQYYSKDLDRTKNLGILIHGDGSFAGQGVVYETLHLSALPNYTTGGTIHIVVNNQVAFTTDPRAGRSSQYCTDVAKALSAPIFHVNGDDVEAVVHACELAAEWRQTFHSDVVVDLVCYRRFGHNEIDEPSFTQPKMYKVIKNHPSTLQIYHKKLLECGEISQQDIDRIQEKVNTILNEEFVASKDYLSKKRDWLSTNWAGFKSPEQISRVRNTGVKPEILKTVGKAISSLPENFKPHRAVKKVYEHRAQMIETGEGIDWALAEALAFATLVVEGNHVRLSGQDVERGTFSHRHSVLHDQETGEEYCPLDHLVMNQDPEMFTVSNSSLSEFGVLGFELGYSMESPNSLVLWEAQFGDFANGAQVIFDQFISSGEAKWLRQTGLVVLLPHGYDGQGPEHSSARLERYLQMSDDNPYVIPDMEPTLRKQIQECNWQIVNATTPANYFHVLRRQLHRDFRKPLIVMAPKNLLRHKDCKSNLSEFDDVQGHPGFDKQGTRFKRLIKDQNDHSDLEEGIRRLVLCSGKVYYELDDERKKVGASDVAICRVEQLCPFPYDLIQRELKRYPNAEIVWCQEEAMNMGAYSYITPRLWTAMRSLGRGDMEDIKYVGRGPSAATATGFYTFHVKEQAELVQKAIGKESIS; encoded by the exons ATGGTGTGGTTTCGAGCTGGTTCCAGCGCGACGAAGCTCGCCGTACGAAGGATTCTGAATCAAGGCACGAGAACACCACGCTACCTCCCTTCTCAAAACCGTTCCTTTCACTCGACCCTTTACAGACCAAACCCTCAGAGCTCTGCCGCTCCTGTTCCTCGCGCTGTTCCCCTCTCTAAGCTAACCGACAGCTTCCTGGATGGGACCAGCAGTGTTTACCTCGAGGAGCTTCAACGAGCGTGGGAAGCTGATCCCACCAGCGTTGACGAGTCTTGGGATAATTTCTTTAGGAACTTTGTGGGCCAAGCTGCGACTTCTCCAGGCATCTCTGGTCAGACGATTCAGGAGAGTATGCGTCTCTTACTGCTCGTGAGGGCTTATCAGGTGAATGGTCACATGAAAGCTAAGTTGGATCCGTTGGGTTTGGAGCAGAGGGAGATCCCTGAGGATCTTGACTTGGCTCTGTATGGATTCACTGAGGCTGATCTTGACAGAGAGTTCTTCTTGGGAGTGTGGCAGATGTCTGGTTTCATGTCTGAGAACCGCCCCGTGCAGACCTTGCGTTCTATATTGACGAGGCTCCAGCAGGCTTACTGTGGGAGTATCGGGTTTGAGTATATGCACATTGCGGATCGGGATAAGTGTAACTGGCTGAGGGAGAAGATTGAGACTCCTACTCCTTGGAGGTACAACAGGGAGCGCCGCGAGGTGATTCTCGACAGGCTTGCTTGGAGTACTCAGTTTGAGAATTTCTTAGCTACCAAGTGGACTACGGCTAAGAGGTTTGGGCTTGAAGGTGGAGAGTCTTTGATTCCTGGCATGAAGGAGATGTTTGACAGGGCGGCTGATCTTGGAGTAGAGAGCATTGTTATCGGAATGTCTCACAGAGGGAGATTGAATGTTTTGGGTAATGTTGTTAGGAAGCCACTCCGTCAGATTTTCAGCGAGTTCAGCGGAGGTATTAGGCCTGTGGATGAGGTTGGCTACACTGGCACTGGTGATGTTAAGTACCACTTGGGTACATCTTATGATCGACCTACGAGAGGTGGGAAGAAGATTCATCTCTCGTTGGTTGCTAACCCAAGTCACTTGGAAGCTGCAGACTCAGTTGTTGTTGGTAAAACCAGAGCGAAGCAGTACTACTCCAAGGATTTGGACAGGACCAAGAACTTGGGTATTTTGATTCATGGAGATGGGAGCTTTGCTGGACAAGGAGTGGTTTACGAAACGCTTCATCTTAGTGCTCTTCCGAACTACACCACTGGTGGTACCATCCATATTGTGGTGAACAACCAAGTGGCTTTCACCACGGATCCAAGGGCTGGGAGGTCTTCTCAGTATTGTACTGATGTTGCTAAGGCTTTGAGTGCTCCCATCTTCCATGTTAATGGGGATGATGTTGAAGCTGTTGTTCATGCCTGCGAGCTTGCTGCTGAGTGGCGTCAGACTTTTCATTctgatgttgttgttgatttGGTTTGCTACAGGAGGTTTGGGCATAATGAGATAGATGAACCATCTTTCACTCAGCCGAAGATGTACAAGGTTATCAAAAACCATCCCTCAACGCTTCAAATCTACCACAAGAAGCTCTTGGAGTGCGGTGAAATATCACAGCAGGATATCGACAGGATACAGGAGAAGGTTAACACCATTCTCAATGAAGAGTTTGTTGCTAGCAAAGATTATCTATCTAAGAAACGTGATTGGCTTTCAACCAATTGGGCTGGATTCAAGTCTCCTGAGCAGATCTCACGTGTTAGAAACACTGG AGTCAAACCAGAGATACTTAAGACTGTTGGCAAGGCGATTTCATCACTGCCGGAGAACTTCAAGCCTCACAGAGCGGTGAAGAAAGTGTATGAACATCGTGCTCAAATGATTGAAACAGGAGAAGGAATTGACTGGGCACTTGCGGAAGCTCTCGCTTTTGCTACCTTAGTTGTGGAAGGCAACCATGTCCGCTTGAGTGGTCAGGATGTCGAAAGAGGAACCTTTAGTCATCGTCATTCTGTCCTTCATGACCAGGAAACTGGAGAAGAGTATTGTCCTCTAGATCATCTCGTCATGAATCAGGATCCTGAGATGTTCACTGTCAGCAACAG TTCTCTTTCAGAATTTGGAGTCCTTGGGTTTGAGTTGGGTTACTCGATGGAAAGTCCAAACTCGTTGGTGCTATGGGAAGCTCAGTTTGGAGACTTTGCCAATGGAGCTCAGGTGATATTTGATCAGTTCATCAGCAGTGGTGAAGCAAAGTGGCTGCGTCAGACCGGGCTTGTTGTGCTACTTCCCCATGGATATGATGGTCAAGGCCCTGAACATTCAAGTGCCAGGCTGGAACGTTACCTTCAG ATGAGTGATGACAACCCCTATGTCATACCAGACATGGAACCTACATTGAGAAAGCAAATCCAAGAATGCAATTGGCAGATTGTCAATGCCACCACTCCTGCCAACTATTTCCATGTTCTGCGTCGTCAG CTACACAGAGATTTCCGTAAGCCTTTGATTGTAATGGCACCAAAGAACTTGCTCCGTCACAAAGACTGCAAATCAAACCTCTCTGAGTTTGATGATGTCCAAGGCCACCCAGGTTTTGACAAACAAGGAACTAGATTCAAGCGATTGATCAAGGATCAGAATGATCACTCTGATCTTGAAGAAGGCATCAGAAGATTGGTGCTTTGCTCCGGAAAG GTGTATTACGAGCTTGATGACGAGAGGAAGAAGGTTGGCGCAAGCGATGTTGCTATTTGTAGAGTGGAACAGCTTTGTCCTTTCCCATATGATCTCATTCAGCGTGAGCTCAAGAGATATCCAA ATGCGGAGATAGTTTGGTGCCAAGAAGAGGCGATGAACATGGGAGCATACAGCTACATAACTCCAAGGCTATGGACAGCAATGAGAAGCTTAGGCAGAGGAGATATGGAAGACATTAAGTACGTTGGTCGTGGACCTTCTGCTGCTACCGCCACTGGTTTCTACACTTTCCATGTCAAAGAGCAAGCGGAGCTCGTCCAGAAAGCCATTGGAAAGGAATCCATCAGTTGA